A single Dunckerocampus dactyliophorus isolate RoL2022-P2 chromosome 2, RoL_Ddac_1.1, whole genome shotgun sequence DNA region contains:
- the LOC129177686 gene encoding protein phosphatase 1 regulatory subunit 1B-like has protein sequence MEPVLPAVTDTVERDSDMNDDAKRKIQFSVPSAVPTQLDPRQVELIRRRRPTPATLFRLTDHPSPEEDGGSHQWVLGENGALKAKMVNTYQPPSLKAVQRMAQAHLSSIDMTSVDQDDPPSGEEDGADSDLTIKNKTSEPLSSASVSWHQGKMEDANARDEGE, from the exons ATGGAGCCAGTTCTGCCTGCAGTGACTGACACAGTGGAGCGAGATTCAGACATGAATGATGATGCGAAAAGGAAGATCCAGTTCTCAGTGCCTTCAGCAGTACCAACACAGCTGGACCCACGACAGGTGGAACTG ATTCGACGTCGGAGGCCGACGCCTGCCACCCTCTTCAGACTGACGGACCATCCATCGCCGGAAGAGGACGGCGGGTCTCATCag TGGGTTCTGGGAGAAAACGGTGCCCTCAAAGCCAAAATGGTCAACACGTACCAGCCGCCCTCACTCAAAG CTGTGCAGAGAATGGCCCAAGCGCATCTGTCCTCCATAGACATGACCTCAGTGGACCAGGATGACCCAccttctggagaggaggatggtGCAGACagcg AtctgacaataaaaaacaagactTCGGAGCCTTTGAGTTCAGCCAGTGTCAGCTGGCATCAGGGAAAGATGGAGGACGCCAACGCGAGAGACGAAGGAGAATGA
- the LOC129177738 gene encoding phenylethanolamine N-methyltransferase: MEDKATENGVAAMAACYQRFDPVAYLQYNYTPPRADFDRKDSIVPWKLACLHRAFTEGDVSGKLLVDIGSGPTLYQVLSGCEVFNEVVLTDFLEVNRKELRRWLHGEEGCSLDWTPYLQHVCKLEGRRPSAWAEKAAKLRQVITDILPVDVHCPQPLDPHVLPPAGADCLVSCFCLESVSPDLAAFTKALGHIQKLLRPGGHLLLIGALGESFYFGGPGVKIPVVPLDEAEVCASLKESGYTLIRLEVYTLPQDMRVGVDDVTGVFFAKARKD; encoded by the exons ATGGAAGACAAGGCTACAGAAAACGGAGTGGCAGCCATGGCCGCCTGCTACCAGCGCTTTGATCCAGTGGCATACCTGCAGTACAATTACACTCCACCACGGGCTGACTTTGACAGGAAGGACAGCATTGTGCCATGGAAACTGGCATGCTTGCATCGAGCCTTCACGGAAG GTGACGTGAGCGGCAAGCTGCTGGTGGACATCGGATCTGGTCCCACCCTGTATCAGGTCCTGAGTGGCTGCGAGGTCTTTAACGAggtggtcctcacagacttccTGGAGGTCAACCGCAAGGAGCTGAGGCGCTGGCTACATGGCGAGGAAGGCTGCAGCCTGGACTGGACTCCATACCTGCAGCATGTGTGCAAGCTGGAGGGCCGACG GCCCTCAGCATGGGCAGAGAAGGCCGCCAAGCTCCGCCAGGTGATCACAGACATCCTCCCCGTCGACGTGCATTGTCCTCAGCCTCTGGACCCTCATGTTCTCCCCCCCGCGGGGGCCGACTGCCTGGTGTCCTGCTTCTGCCTGGAGAGCGTGAGCCCCGACCTGGCTGCCTTCACCAAGGCCCTGGGCCACATTCAGAAGCTGCTCCGGCCCGGCGGCCATCTCCTGCTCATCGGCGCCCTGGGGGAGAGCTTCTATTTTGGGGGACCCGGGGTGAAGATCCCCGTGGTCCCGCTGGATGAAGCGGAGGTGTGCGCCAGTCTGAAGGAGAGCGGTTACACCCTTATCAGGTTGGAGGTGTACACGCTGCCTCAGGACATGAGAGTGGGGGTGGATGATGTCACTGGGGTATTTTTTGCGAAGGCAAGGAAGGACTAA
- the LOC129177685 gene encoding neurogenic differentiation factor 2-like, whose amino-acid sequence MLSRLFSEVLPDVQRLAADWTEDKDRVDCKVKVESGHLAGEDEMDEPRGDSSRAESEMAGDDEEEDEEEEEEEDVEEEEGENGEEGGGEKPKKRGPKKRKMSPARVERSRVRRIKANARERTRMHDLNSALDNLRKVVPCYSKTQKLSKIETLRLAKNYILALGEILRNGKRPDVVSYVQMLCKGLSQPTTNLVAGCLQLNTRNFLTEPDSARFHMPGSPFSVHPYSSYRCRLSSPSYQATGTNLRAHSYGTGYEAAYPPGATSPDYISPDYEGQHSPAGPGCMAGKQQECDTERNYHYSMHYSGLSSSRSGRSLTFGPSGTRENIPPFQEGPYEDLGAFFHN is encoded by the coding sequence ATGTTGAGTCGTCTGTTCAGTGAGGTTCTGCCGGACGTTCAGAGGCTCGCGGCGGACTGGACCGAGGACAAGGACAGAGTGGACTGCAAGGTCAAGGTGGAGTCTGGCCACCTGGCAGGGGAGGACGAGATGGACGAGCCACGGGGGGACAGCAGTCGAGCCGAGTCCGAGATGGCAGGCgacgacgaggaggaggacgaggaggaggaggaggaggaggatgttgAGGAAGAAGAGGGTGAGAACGGGGAGGAGGGGGGCGgggaaaagcccaagaagcgtGGCCCAAAGAAGCGCAAGATGAGCCCGGCCCGAGTGGAGCGCTCCCGCGTGCGCAGAATCAAGGCGAATGCTCGGGAGCGCACGCGCATGCACGACCTGAACTCTGCTCTGGACAACCTCCGCAAGGTGGTCCCTTGCTACTCAAAGACCCAAAAACTGTCCAAAATCGAGACCCTTCGCCTGGCCAAGAACTACATCCTGGCCCTGGGGGAGATCCTCCGCAACGGGAAGCGCCCTGATGTTGTGAGCTACGTGCAGATGCTGTGCAAAGGCCTGTCCCAGCCCACCACCAACCTGGTGGCCGGGTGCCTGCAGCTGAACACCCGCAACTTCCTCACCGAGCCGGACTCTGCTCGCTTCCACATGCCGGGATCCCCGTTCTCCGTGCACCCCTACTCCTCTTACCGGTGCCGCCTTTCCAGCCCCAGCTACCAAGCCACCGGCACCAACCTGCGGGCACACTCGTACGGTACTGGCTACGAAGCAGCGTACCCCCCCGGAGCAACGTCCCCGGACTACATCAGCCCGGACTACGAGGGCCAGCATAGCCCTGCAGGCCCAGGCTGCATGGCAGGGAAGCAACAGGAGTGCGACACGGAGCGGAACTATCACTACTCCATGCATTACTCCGGACTCAGCAGTTCGAGATCCGGTCGAAGTTTAACCTTTGGTCCTTCGGGAACGCGGGAGAACATTCCCCCCTTCCAGGAGGGCCCCTATGAGGACCTGGGCGCCTTTTTCCACAACTAA